Proteins co-encoded in one Kamptonema formosum PCC 6407 genomic window:
- a CDS encoding MotA/TolQ/ExbB proton channel family protein encodes MAIDRLFTAGGAVMWPLLGFSVVGTALIVERVRFWYRVMKRQAPVIKQALRFYQLENLVGTIELLKQNADLPLPRIFLAALELEDPNPEEFRLALESEAQAEIPNLKRFNNFFDTIISLSPLFGLLGTVLGLITSFASLKVGDVGGSKTAGVTSGISEALVSTASGLVVAIFIMMFANTFRGFYLRQIALIQEYCGQLELLYRHRYERKERSYASTR; translated from the coding sequence ATGGCAATAGATAGATTATTTACAGCCGGCGGCGCGGTCATGTGGCCGTTGCTGGGATTTTCGGTAGTGGGAACGGCACTGATCGTAGAGCGGGTGAGATTTTGGTATCGAGTGATGAAACGGCAGGCTCCCGTCATTAAACAAGCACTCAGGTTCTACCAGTTGGAAAATTTAGTGGGTACGATCGAACTGCTCAAACAAAATGCCGACTTACCGCTACCCAGGATTTTTCTGGCCGCATTGGAACTCGAAGACCCAAATCCAGAAGAATTTCGCTTAGCGCTAGAAAGTGAAGCCCAAGCTGAGATCCCAAATTTGAAGCGATTCAACAACTTTTTCGACACTATTATCAGCCTTTCACCTCTGTTTGGGCTTCTCGGCACCGTCTTGGGTTTGATTACCTCCTTTGCCTCTCTGAAAGTGGGGGATGTGGGAGGTAGTAAAACGGCAGGTGTTACTTCTGGGATTAGTGAAGCTTTGGTTTCTACTGCATCGGGATTAGTAGTGGCTATTTTCATAATGATGTTCGCCAATACATTTAGAGGATTTTACCTCCGCCAAATTGCGCTAATTCAGGAATACTGCGGTCAGCTAGAATTGCTTTACCGCCATCGCTACGAACGAAAAGAGAGGTCTTATGCGTCTACAAGATGA
- a CDS encoding ExbD/TolR family protein, which yields MRLQDEPDLPAQINIVPMIDVIFAILTFFIMSTLYLTRSEGLPVNLPKAGTAQSGQPAKATVTIDLQGKLWLNRQPVQLENLAGAVGQQVKPGEDLLVVLNADKGVYHGRVIEVMDRVRQVKGAKLAIATQK from the coding sequence ATGCGTCTACAAGATGAACCGGATTTACCAGCACAAATAAATATTGTGCCGATGATCGATGTGATTTTTGCGATTTTGACGTTTTTCATCATGTCAACTTTGTACTTAACTCGTTCTGAAGGGTTGCCAGTGAACTTGCCAAAAGCAGGAACAGCACAAAGTGGACAGCCAGCAAAAGCGACGGTAACGATTGATTTGCAGGGGAAGTTGTGGCTGAACCGCCAGCCAGTTCAGTTGGAGAACCTTGCAGGCGCAGTTGGTCAGCAAGTCAAGCCTGGTGAAGATTTGTTAGTGGTGTTAAATGCGGATAAAGGTGTTTATCACGGTAGAGTGATTGAGGTGATGGATCGAGTGCGTCAGGTGAAGGGGGCAAAGTTGGCGATCGCTACACAAAAATAG
- the patX gene encoding heterocyst-inhibiting protein PatX has translation MKTYTAIIFFALFGISFGANVQAIEYQSIEEFQSSAALHMLSAQTQQKGERAPERGSGRRDFIAPNVYSYPADEF, from the coding sequence ATGAAAACCTACACAGCCATTATTTTCTTCGCCCTGTTCGGTATCAGCTTCGGCGCTAATGTTCAAGCGATCGAATACCAGTCAATTGAAGAATTTCAATCCAGCGCTGCCCTACATATGCTTTCAGCACAAACCCAACAAAAGGGCGAGCGTGCTCCTGAAAGAGGCAGCGGTCGCAGAGACTTTATCGCTCCTAACGTTTACAGCTATCCTGCTGATGAGTTTTAA
- a CDS encoding YihY/virulence factor BrkB family protein: MNIFRNLRHLILAMFQGLWRLLRYIIRRSRRFFNFFGHLNWTTLKEVGDRAGKQRLLGLSAEMAYNAMLALFPALLAAIAAIALFESLQSTLYQMARLLGEIVPNEVRTLIRSLIQEILQTRNQEIFSVSFIGTLWAFSGVLSAAMAALDQIHQIPADRIRPFWKAKLVSIGLSIGTIMLLILACGVVFISDLIVQIVARQSCFLETVSNCPFQDISNCQLLPLQSCPLESKLLAVWKLWRWPITLGIVSFAFAFIYRYGPSRHRRGTPILPGAILAAICWAGISGLLRFYVSHFGNYNWTYGTIGTFIILLLWLNFSSLVMLLGAQLNVTVGKAMKRKG, encoded by the coding sequence ATGAACATTTTTCGTAATTTGCGCCACCTTATTTTAGCTATGTTTCAGGGGCTTTGGAGACTCCTGAGATACATAATTAGGCGTTCGCGTCGTTTTTTCAATTTCTTTGGCCACCTAAACTGGACAACTCTCAAGGAAGTTGGCGATCGCGCTGGAAAGCAGCGCTTGCTGGGATTGTCCGCTGAAATGGCCTACAATGCCATGTTAGCCCTATTCCCTGCACTTTTAGCTGCGATCGCAGCAATTGCTTTATTTGAATCCTTACAGTCTACACTTTATCAAATGGCGCGGCTGTTAGGGGAGATAGTCCCGAATGAAGTTCGCACTTTAATTCGTAGTTTAATCCAAGAAATCCTCCAAACTCGCAACCAAGAGATATTTTCTGTCAGTTTTATTGGGACACTTTGGGCATTTTCTGGAGTTTTAAGTGCAGCGATGGCTGCACTCGATCAAATCCATCAAATTCCTGCCGATCGAATTCGACCTTTTTGGAAAGCCAAACTTGTTTCTATAGGATTGAGTATCGGGACAATTATGCTATTGATTTTAGCTTGCGGAGTTGTATTTATCAGCGATCTAATTGTGCAAATTGTAGCTCGTCAAAGTTGCTTTCTAGAAACCGTATCAAATTGCCCGTTCCAAGATATCTCTAATTGCCAATTACTACCCCTCCAATCTTGTCCGCTAGAGTCAAAGTTGTTAGCTGTTTGGAAGTTGTGGCGCTGGCCAATTACTTTAGGGATTGTATCATTTGCCTTCGCCTTTATCTATCGCTACGGGCCCAGTCGTCACCGCCGAGGAACGCCGATTTTACCCGGAGCAATTCTCGCCGCTATTTGTTGGGCGGGAATCTCTGGTTTGTTGCGGTTTTATGTTTCTCATTTTGGTAATTATAACTGGACTTACGGCACTATTGGAACTTTTATTATTTTGCTATTATGGCTTAATTTCAGCTCTTTGGTAATGCTTTTAGGTGCTCAGTTAAATGTGACTGTCGGCAAGGCGATGAAAAGGAAGGGGTAA
- a CDS encoding choice-of-anchor Q domain-containing protein: protein MATVSVTTTNDLVDGTTSSIANLIASPGADGKISLPEAIVAANNTAGADAIDLTGVSGTITLASSLSINNSVSIDGLGASNLSVSGNNAVRVFDISGSGVTVNISDMTITQGSVTGRGANISVTNGSTLTLNNSTVSNGTASGTFPNGKAGGILIDNSSNVTVTNSTISGNTSNENGAGIYNRSGTLTVINSTVTNNYTNNTGGGGIDNRGIATVSNSTISGNSASNNGGGIYNVNSTATLTVTNSTIANNTVNLRGGGISNFSNGTATIANSTISGNTAPNGGGIRNTGTMTVTNSTISGNTATDNGGGIYNVNATTLTITNSTLAYNSASNGGGISNASSTATVSNSIVAGNTATTNTEVQNLDTFTSNGNNLVGQSGSAGSFPTVASDITVSGLISTVLSPLANNGGLTQTHALLASSQAIDAGSNTLASGLTSDQRGLPFTRISNSTVDIGAFEYRATPPEVDLSVVKTAPATANPGGSISYTITVTNNSTTNTIDHLNLSDTVPAAVTNPSFSASAGNYSNTSGVWEKVNLAPSQSATLTVNGTIDSATPAGTIVTNTATVKPNPILSGLTALGITDSVTTNDSSTANTLIQGIVNLSVSSNAGTEAGTTIITVTATASSVVSSNQTVDLGVSGTNVTAGDYNLGNTTITIPSGQTTGTTTFTVVNDAVAEGTETATLTISNPSANIALGSTTTQNIAITDNDTASVNITQSSGSTNVSEGGATDSYTVVLNSQPTANVTITINPDSQSTSSATSLTFTSANWNTPQTVTVTAVNDNLVEGNHTSTISYTATSTDTNYNAIAITPITANITDNDTANVNITQSAGSTDITEGGATDSYTVVLTSQPTANVTIAINPDSQSTSSSSSLTFTSANWNVPQTVTVTAVDDNLVEGNHTSTINYTSTSTDTNYNAIAITPITANITDNDTANVNITQSAGSTDITEGGATDSYTVVLNSQPTSDVTIAINPDSQSTSSATSLTFTSANWNVPQTVTITAVDDNLVEGNHTSTINYTSTSTDTNYNAIAITPITANITDNDTANVNITQSAGNTDISEGSTTDSYTVVLNSQPTANVTIAINPDSQSTSSSSSLTFTSANWNVPQTVTVTAVDDNLVEGNHTSTISYTATSTDTNYNAIAITPITANITDNDTANVNITQSAGSTNISEGSTTDSYTVVLNSQPTSDVTIAINPDSQSTSSATSLTFTSANWNVPQTVTITAVDDNLVEGNHTSTISYTATSTDTNYDTIVITPVTANITDNDTASVNITQSAGSTDISEGSTTDSYTVVLNSQPTSDVTIAINPDSQSTSSSSSLTFTSANWNVPQTVTVTAVDDNLVEGNHTSTISYTATSTDTNYDTIVITPVTANITDNDTASVNITQSAGSTDISEGSTTDSYTVVLNSQPTANVTIAINPDSQSTSSATSLTFTSANWNVPQTVTITAVDDNLVEGNHTSTISYTATSTDTNYDTIVITPVTANITDNDTASVNITQSAGSTNISEGSTTDSYTVVLNSQPTSDVAIAINPDSQSTSSASTLTFTSANWNVPQTVTITAVNDNLVEGNHTSTINYAASSSDVNYDAISINPITSNITDNDIATPTPTPIPIPTPIPTPTPIPTPIPTPIPTPSVTPTPIPTPIPTPSVTPTPIPTPIPTPSVTPTPTPTPIPTPSVTPTPTPIPTPSLTPTPTPTLTPSVTPTPIPTPSVTPTSTPIPTPSVTPTPIPITNNIPNDDCICETISYPDLNQPNSVENRIFGIYNLQIGTIKNDEFLGSNSGNIFDAKSGDDNLYGGDSIDILNGNYGNDFINGGKGDDILLGDENNDIILGDYGADLIFGGKSNDLLNGLEDNDTIFGNRNDDFIDGGKDNDVLYGGKGKDTIFGSEGNDYLLGNQENDTICGGEGNDLISGNEQSDVLAGCAGNDTIYGGKDNDTITGGKSDDILYGDLGSDSLIGGSGNDIFVLKAGYGFDTIGDFTIGQDSIGLTGGLSFSQLDFTENERGTIIKNLLTGEQLAVTIGVTKSAIASASFLLI from the coding sequence ATGGCAACAGTTAGCGTCACAACCACAAACGACTTAGTAGATGGAACTACCAGCAGCATCGCGAACCTAATTGCTAGTCCCGGCGCTGACGGCAAAATCAGCTTGCCAGAGGCAATTGTAGCAGCTAATAACACTGCTGGTGCGGATGCGATCGACCTTACGGGAGTCAGTGGCACAATAACTCTTGCCAGTAGTCTCAGCATTAATAATTCAGTAAGTATTGATGGGCTTGGTGCGAGTAATTTAAGCGTTAGTGGCAATAATGCCGTGCGGGTATTCGATATTTCTGGATCGGGGGTAACAGTCAACATTAGTGACATGACTATTACTCAGGGTAGCGTTACTGGTAGGGGTGCAAATATCTCGGTCACAAACGGTAGTACCTTAACTTTAAACAACAGCACTGTCAGTAATGGCACTGCATCGGGGACGTTTCCTAATGGTAAAGCTGGCGGCATTTTGATCGATAATAGTAGCAATGTCACCGTCACTAACAGCACAATTTCCGGGAACACATCTAACGAAAATGGCGCTGGGATTTACAATCGTAGCGGTACGCTGACGGTAATTAACAGTACAGTTACAAACAACTACACTAATAATACTGGTGGCGGTGGCATTGACAACAGAGGTATCGCCACCGTCAGCAACAGCACGATTAGTGGTAATAGCGCTTCTAACAACGGCGGCGGCATTTACAATGTTAACTCTACGGCGACTCTGACAGTTACTAATAGTACGATCGCTAACAACACAGTCAATTTGAGAGGCGGTGGCATCTCCAACTTCTCAAACGGCACAGCAACGATCGCTAACAGTACGATTAGTGGCAACACAGCACCCAACGGTGGCGGCATTCGCAATACAGGGACGATGACTGTCACTAACAGCACGATCTCTGGTAATACAGCTACTGACAATGGCGGCGGCATCTACAACGTTAATGCAACTACATTAACTATTACAAACAGCACGCTCGCTTATAATTCAGCTAGTAATGGTGGCGGAATCTCCAACGCTAGCAGTACGGCGACAGTTAGTAACAGCATTGTTGCAGGTAATACTGCCACTACTAATACAGAAGTGCAAAACTTAGATACTTTTACCTCCAACGGCAATAACTTAGTAGGACAAAGCGGAAGTGCAGGTAGTTTTCCCACAGTTGCCAGCGATATTACTGTTTCTGGACTCATTAGTACGGTACTTTCTCCCCTTGCAAATAATGGGGGATTAACTCAAACTCATGCCTTACTTGCTAGTTCCCAAGCAATTGATGCAGGTAGCAACACTCTTGCCTCTGGATTAACTAGCGATCAACGTGGTTTACCCTTTACTAGAATCAGTAATTCTACTGTAGATATTGGGGCATTTGAGTATCGCGCTACTCCTCCTGAAGTTGATTTAAGTGTTGTTAAAACTGCCCCCGCCACTGCTAACCCCGGCGGTTCGATTAGTTACACAATTACAGTTACAAATAATAGTACCACAAACACAATCGATCACCTCAATCTCAGCGACACAGTACCCGCAGCAGTAACTAATCCCAGTTTTAGTGCTTCAGCAGGCAATTACAGTAACACTTCTGGAGTCTGGGAAAAAGTTAATTTAGCACCATCACAATCAGCAACATTGACAGTTAATGGGACAATTGATTCAGCAACACCAGCGGGAACTATTGTCACGAATACAGCCACAGTAAAACCTAATCCTATTCTTAGCGGATTAACAGCTTTAGGTATTACTGACTCAGTGACAACTAATGATTCTTCAACAGCCAACACGCTGATACAAGGTATTGTCAATTTATCAGTTAGTAGTAATGCAGGTACGGAAGCAGGTACAACTATAATTACCGTTACCGCCACCGCTTCTAGTGTCGTTTCTAGCAATCAAACTGTTGACTTAGGTGTTTCTGGAACTAATGTTACTGCTGGAGATTACAACCTGGGTAATACTACTATTACTATTCCTAGCGGACAAACTACAGGCACTACTACTTTTACTGTTGTTAACGATGCTGTAGCAGAAGGTACAGAAACCGCGACATTAACTATTAGTAATCCGTCGGCAAATATTGCACTAGGCAGCACGACTACTCAAAATATTGCTATTACTGATAACGATACTGCTAGTGTCAACATCACTCAATCCAGTGGTAGCACCAATGTCTCGGAAGGCGGTGCAACGGATAGTTACACAGTAGTATTAAACAGCCAACCTACAGCCAATGTTACAATTACGATTAATCCTGACAGTCAAAGTACCAGTAGTGCAACTAGCTTAACCTTCACTTCCGCTAACTGGAATACACCACAAACAGTCACAGTCACAGCCGTAAATGATAACCTCGTTGAAGGCAATCATACTAGCACAATTAGTTACACAGCAACTAGCACCGATACTAACTACAATGCGATCGCCATTACCCCAATTACTGCCAATATTACTGATAACGATACTGCCAATGTCAACATCACTCAATCGGCAGGTAGCACAGATATCACCGAAGGCGGAGCAACTGATAGTTACACAGTAGTATTAACCAGTCAACCCACAGCCAATGTCACAATTGCTATCAACCCGGATAGTCAAAGTACCAGTAGTTCTAGCAGTCTCACCTTCACTTCAGCTAACTGGAATGTACCACAGACAGTCACAGTCACAGCCGTAGATGATAACCTCGTTGAAGGCAATCATACTAGCACAATTAATTACACATCAACTAGCACCGATACTAATTATAATGCGATTGCCATTACCCCAATTACTGCCAATATTACTGATAACGATACTGCCAATGTCAACATCACTCAATCGGCAGGTAGCACAGATATCACCGAAGGCGGAGCAACTGATAGTTACACAGTAGTATTAAACAGTCAACCCACATCCGATGTCACAATTGCTATCAATCCTGACAGTCAAAGTACAAGCAGTGCAACTAGCTTAACATTCACTTCAGCTAACTGGAATGTACCGCAAACAGTCACAATCACAGCCGTAGATGATAACCTCGTTGAAGGCAATCATACTAGCACAATTAATTACACATCAACTAGCACCGATACTAATTATAATGCGATTGCCATTACCCCAATTACTGCCAATATTACTGATAACGATACTGCCAATGTCAACATCACTCAATCGGCAGGTAACACAGATATTTCAGAAGGAAGTACCACAGATAGTTACACAGTCGTATTAAACAGCCAACCCACAGCCAATGTCACAATTGCTATCAACCCGGATAGTCAAAGTACCAGTAGTTCTAGCAGTCTCACCTTCACTTCAGCTAACTGGAATGTACCACAGACAGTCACAGTCACAGCCGTAGATGATAACCTAGTTGAAGGCAATCATACTAGCACAATTAGTTACACAGCAACTAGCACTGATACTAATTATAATGCGATTGCCATTACCCCAATTACTGCCAATATTACTGATAACGATACTGCCAATGTCAACATCACTCAATCGGCAGGTAGCACAAATATTTCAGAAGGAAGCACCACCGATAGTTACACAGTAGTATTAAACAGTCAACCCACATCCGATGTCACAATTGCTATCAATCCTGACAGTCAAAGTACAAGCAGTGCAACTAGCCTCACCTTCACTTCAGCTAACTGGAATGTACCGCAAACAGTCACAATCACAGCCGTAGATGATAACCTAGTTGAAGGCAATCATACTAGCACAATTAGTTACACAGCAACTAGCACAGATACTAACTACGATACGATTGTCATTACCCCAGTAACAGCCAATATTACTGATAACGATACTGCCAGTGTCAACATCACTCAATCGGCAGGTAGCACAGATATTTCAGAAGGAAGCACCACCGATAGTTACACAGTCGTATTAAACAGCCAACCCACCAGTGATGTCACAATTGCTATCAACCCGGATAGTCAAAGTACCAGTAGTTCTAGCAGTCTCACCTTCACTTCAGCTAACTGGAATGTACCACAGACAGTCACAGTCACAGCCGTAGATGATAACCTAGTTGAAGGCAATCATACTAGCACAATTAGTTACACAGCAACTAGCACTGATACTAACTACGATACGATTGTCATTACCCCAGTAACAGCCAATATTACTGATAACGATACTGCCAGTGTCAACATCACTCAATCGGCAGGTAGCACAGATATTTCAGAAGGAAGCACCACCGATAGTTACACAGTCGTATTAAACAGCCAACCCACAGCCAATGTCACAATTGCTATCAATCCTGACAGTCAAAGTACAAGCAGTGCAACTAGCCTCACCTTCACTTCAGCTAACTGGAATGTACCGCAAACAGTCACAATCACAGCCGTAGATGATAACCTCGTTGAAGGCAATCATACTAGCACAATTAGTTACACAGCAACTAGCACAGATACTAACTACGATACGATTGTCATTACCCCAGTAACAGCCAATATTACTGATAACGATACTGCCAGTGTCAACATCACTCAATCGGCAGGTAGCACAAATATTTCAGAAGGAAGCACCACCGATAGTTACACAGTCGTATTAAACAGCCAACCCACATCTGATGTCGCAATTGCTATTAACCCAGATAGTCAAAGTACCAGTAGTGCCAGTACGTTAACTTTCACTTCAGCTAACTGGAATGTACCGCAAACAGTCACAATCACAGCCGTAAATGATAACCTAGTTGAAGGCAATCATACTAGCACAATTAATTACGCAGCAAGTAGTAGCGATGTCAACTATGATGCTATTAGTATTAACCCGATTACTAGCAATATTACTGATAATGATATCGCAACACCAACGCCAACACCAATTCCAATTCCAACGCCAATTCCAACACCGACACCAATTCCAACGCCAATTCCAACGCCAATTCCAACGCCATCGGTAACACCAACGCCAATTCCAACGCCAATTCCAACGCCATCGGTAACACCAACGCCAATTCCAACGCCAATTCCAACGCCATCGGTAACACCAACACCGACACCGACACCAATACCAACGCCATCGGTAACACCAACACCGACACCAATACCAACGCCATCGTTAACACCAACACCGACACCAACACTAACGCCATCGGTAACACCAACACCAATTCCAACGCCATCAGTAACTCCAACTTCAACACCAATTCCAACGCCATCAGTAACTCCAACACCAATTCCAATAACTAACAACATCCCCAATGATGATTGCATCTGCGAGACAATTTCTTATCCCGACTTAAACCAACCAAACTCAGTTGAAAACCGTATATTTGGTATATATAACCTTCAAATAGGTACGATAAAAAATGATGAGTTTTTAGGCAGCAATTCTGGCAATATATTCGATGCTAAATCAGGGGATGATAATCTATATGGTGGCGACAGTATAGACATCCTTAACGGTAATTATGGCAATGACTTTATTAATGGTGGCAAAGGTGATGACATCCTGTTAGGAGATGAAAATAATGATATTATTCTTGGCGATTATGGCGCTGATTTAATCTTCGGAGGGAAAAGTAATGACTTACTAAATGGCCTAGAAGATAATGACACCATTTTTGGTAATAGAAATGATGATTTTATCGACGGTGGCAAGGATAATGATGTTTTATATGGAGGCAAAGGTAAGGACACAATATTTGGCAGTGAAGGTAATGACTACCTATTGGGAAATCAGGAAAATGATACCATCTGTGGCGGTGAAGGTAACGATCTAATCAGTGGTAACGAACAATCAGATGTCTTAGCTGGTTGTGCAGGCAATGATACTATTTACGGCGGTAAAGACAATGATACTATCACGGGTGGAAAAAGTGATGACATTCTTTATGGAGACTTAGGAAGTGATAGTTTAATTGGCGGTAGCGGTAACGATATCTTTGTATTAAAAGCGGGTTATGGATTTGATACTATTGGTGATTTTACTATTGGTCAAGACTCGATTGGATTAACTGGTGGTTTGAGTTTCAGCCAGTTAGATTTCACGGAAAATGAGCGAGGAACAATCATCAAAAATCTCTTGACTGGAGAGCAGTTGGCTGTTACTATTGGTGTCACTAAAAGTGCGATCGCCTCGGCTAGTTTTCTGCTAATTTAG